Part of the Alteracholeplasma palmae J233 genome, GTAAACATCAAATGATTCATCATTAAAATAAATATGTTTATTTTCTAACTCAAAGCTAGCACTCCTGCTAGATATAAATAATAAATTAACTTTCAATGTAATCTCCTTATAATAAATTAATATTTTTTAATACAACAATCGAAAAAAAGATGGTAAATACTGACATAATAGCGGTCCAAACAACAAGTTGTCCTGCTAATTTTTCATCATTATTCATTTCATAGGCCATAATTGCACTTGATACTGCCGCTGGAGCTCCAAATAATGCAATAAGTGATGGGAAAGCTTCAGCACCAAAATGTAATACACCAGTTTTAATGAGTAATACTGCTAAGCCTAATCCAATAAATGGTCCAATTAAGTTTCTATATAAACATCCATGAATAATGTGTTTTAACATCGGTCTTACATCACCAAACGTAAATCCAGCTCCTAATACAATTAAAGAAAGTGGAGATGATAATGAACCTAGTTGATCAAATGCTGTATAAACAAATTTCAAATCATTTTTGATTGTAAATCCATTAAACAATGGTCTAATTAAAAGTACGATAATCCCTAGAAAAACCCCTATAATCAGCGGGTTTTTAACTATTTTTAGTAATAATTCTTTCAAACTAATTCCTTTACCACTTTCATCTTTAATAAAGATAGTTAAAGAGACAACTGCTAGAATATTAAAAACAGGAATTGTAAAGGCAGCAACTAAAGCTGAAATTGCGATTGCATCGCTATTTCCATTGGCAATAAATATTACTAATGGCGTTCCAATAACTGCGTAATTAGATCTAAATATATCTTGTAGGATAACTCCTTTTTTTCTTGGATCTTTTGTAAATATTAAAACAGATGCAAGACCAATGATAAATAGTAAAATAATTACTAGAACTGAGTATAAAATAATTGACC contains:
- a CDS encoding AEC family transporter; this translates as MDIIIFALNAVMPLVLLIALGYFLKRINFINENFITIGNKIVFKVALPVALFLNIYKGSLASIDWSIILYSVLVIILLFIIGLASVLIFTKDPRKKGVILQDIFRSNYAVIGTPLVIFIANGNSDAIAISALVAAFTIPVFNILAVVSLTIFIKDESGKGISLKELLLKIVKNPLIIGVFLGIIVLLIRPLFNGFTIKNDLKFVYTAFDQLGSLSSPLSLIVLGAGFTFGDVRPMLKHIIHGCLYRNLIGPFIGLGLAVLLIKTGVLHFGAEAFPSLIALFGAPAAVSSAIMAYEMNNDEKLAGQLVVWTAIMSVFTIFFSIVVLKNINLL